The sequence TGGCCAGCGCTGGGCGCAAGGCCTGATGGCCGGCTTCGTTATCCTCTTCGCGGGCATCGCCGGGCTGGTGGCCTGGGAACGCCAGCACCGGTCAGAACTCGAATTGGTGCGCCAGCCGACGGCGGTCGGCGATCCGGTGACGCTGCGGTACGATCCGAAGCAAAACCCCGCAGCCGAGATCCTGAAGTGGCACGGCCAACCCTACTACCTCCAGTCCAATGCAATGCTGAGAATCCCGGATTACGACGTGACTAAACTTGCCCGCGACGACAGCGGCCGGATACAGCTTTACCGTGCCAACGGCAACGATGAGAACGATGGCCGGCTCGTGCTGGTCAAGGTTGATCACGATGCGTTCCTGCGATTGACCAGCCGGTAGGCCCACGCCAGTTCGTCCCATGATCGTATCCGCGATTTACATCTACCCGGTCAAGTCCTGCCGCGGTATTTCCGTGCAGGAAGCGGAGGTAACACCGGCAGGCTTTCGGCGCGACCGTGAATTTCTGGTGGTCGATAAGGACGGCGGCTTCCTTACCCAGCGCACCACACCCGCACTGGCCTTGGTAGAGGTCGAGCTGGCCGGCGACGGCCTGCGGCTGCGTGTTCCGGAGGCAGGCTCCCTCCGGCTCCCGTGGCCGTCCGGCGAACCTGCGCATCCGATGGCCGTGAAGATATGGCGTGATACGGTCACGGCCTGGGATGCCGGCGACGAGGCGGCCGCGTGGTTCAGCGAGTACCTGGGCCGGCCTTGTCGTGTGGTCCGAAGGGGAAACGGGTTCCGGCGCGAGATTCCACCGGCGAAGGTCCCGGAGGTTCACCGCGAGGCCTTGCCCGACCCGTTGGTTTCGTTTGCGGATGCCTTTCCCTACCTGATCGCCTCGGAATCTTCCTTGCAGGACCTGAACTCCAGGCTGGATCGACCCGTTCCGATGGACCGGTTCCGCCCGAACATCGTTATTCGAGGTTGCGATTGCCCGTACGTTGAGGACCGGTGGCAGGTGATTCGGATCGGCGCCACCACGTTCCGGCACGGCGGTCCGTGTGTACGTTGTGTGGTGACGACGACCGACCAGCGTACGCTTGAGCGCAGCCCGGAGCCGCTGCGTACCCTGGCGACTTATCGCCGGGTGCCGGAAGGCGGCGTTATCTTTGCGGTGAATTTCTTCAGTGACCGGCATGACGGCGCCGTACGGGTGGGAATGCCCGTGGAGGTGGTGGCTTCCGGGATCGCAGGTTAGTTAGGTCGGCGGTGCAGCCCGCGCCCGCCTCGTGGTGATAACCCGCAACGCGCTCGCCAGGGTGCGCCGCGACGCGGCCGCAAGGCGCACGCTGGCGGCGGAGCCGGCCGTACCGAGGCCGGGCGGGTGCCTGCGGGTCCGGATTTCCCGCACGACGCCTCCCGATCGTACCTCAATTTCCTGGCTGCCCCAGCGGATCCGGCGCGAGAACCAGCTGGCCAGCCACGCCGTAAACTCGGTAAAAACCAGTACCGGGCTCAAGGCAAGCACCAGGCCGGGCGGGACCTCGATCTTCAGGCTCCGATTGAAATGCATTTGCACCGCGACCCGCATTAACAGAACGGCGGGCACGACCAGCCAGGTGATTCTTCCGCAGATCAGGCCCAGGGAAATCAGGAGCGGCAGCGTGAAAACGACACCCGCACCGGCAAATCCCGCCGGCTTGCTGACGCGGTAGGTCACCGCCGCCCGCCGTTGATGAGCCCAGAATTCCGGCCAGTCGAGCGCATCGGCCCGCAGCAGGACCGGCCTTCGGCACAGGTACAAGCCGAAGCCGCGCTCCCGCAAAGCACGGCCGATCTGAAAATCATCAGCCAGATCGTGGGCGAATCGTTCCCAGCCGGCCAGAGCTTCCCACATGTGCCGCGTAAGGCCCAGGCACGCCCCGAAAACCGCCGTCGGCCGGCCTGCCAGCCGCGACCATGCGTCGCCCATGAGCAAAAATGTCAGTGTGCCCATTGCGTCTGCCAACTGGGGAAGCGTATCAAGATCACCGAAGCGGTAAGCGGCCATGACGGCCGTGGCCCCGTCCAGCTGCGTACGGACCTCTCGCAGGAGCGCCGGGCCGGGCACGGCCTCCGAGTCGAACAGGACCCACCGGTCACGGCCGGCATAAGGGGTCATTTGCACGAGTTTCGACACCTTGCGATTAGGTAATCCGGATGCCCGGCAGTGAATAACCTTTACTCGGGGGTCGCGTGCCGCGACGGCCAAAAGGGAGGGCGTCAAAACCGTTTCGATATCTTCCACGCCGAAGATCACTTCGTCATCCGGTTGCAGCTGTTCAACAAATCGCAGCAGGTCACCAAGGCGGGGTGCGTCAAACGTTTTCAAGGGGCGGAAAAAGGTAACGGCGCCGCCGGCAGCCGCAGCGTTGCCGGGCCCGGGTTTGCCTGGACGGTGAGAGGTTACGGCACGATCTGCCTTGCGGTGACCGGGCCGCCAACGCCGCCGGACCAGCCGGGCGCCGCCGCACCAGAAAAGCAATTGTGCACCGGCCCAAATCCAGATCCAGATCCAGATCCAGAGCCATTGCCACCAGGACTCCATGGCGTTTATGCAGGGATCAGGGCGTGTTCGCGGAAGTAAGTCACCGCATCCCGAATCGCCTCATCAATGCCGCGCGGCGCATAACCGAGCTCGGCGATGGCTTTGCTCGAATCGAAAAACAGGCAGTACCGGCTGGTGCGCACCGCCTCGATCGCCGCCGCCGGTTCACGCCGATAATGATGGCTGGCTCGCTCGCTGATCTCGGCCACGAGCCGGCACGCCCAGTACGGCGCCACCACCTTTGGAGCCCGGTACCGGCCGTAAGGTTCGACCTTCTGCAGGAACTGGCGGAGCCAGAGATTCTGGCATCCCAGCAGGTAACGTTGGCCGGAGATGCCCCGGTGCAGCGCCAGGAGGTGTCCGAGGGCTACATCGCGAACGTCCACAAAATTCAGCCCGGTGTGCGAAACAACCGGGAATCTACCGGATAAAAAATCGACCAGGATCCGGCCGGTCGGGGTTGGCCGCTGATCGCCGGGTCCGATCACGGCCGTCGGCAGCACGCTGACGATGGGCCAGCCGTGACGACAACGCTGTTGCACCTCATGGTACGCCAGGAGCTTGGAACGTTTATATGGCCCCGGCGCCTGGTCGGCGGTCATCAGTTCAGCCTCGTTCTGTTCACC comes from Verrucomicrobiota bacterium and encodes:
- a CDS encoding MOSC N-terminal beta barrel domain-containing protein; translated protein: MIVSAIYIYPVKSCRGISVQEAEVTPAGFRRDREFLVVDKDGGFLTQRTTPALALVEVELAGDGLRLRVPEAGSLRLPWPSGEPAHPMAVKIWRDTVTAWDAGDEAAAWFSEYLGRPCRVVRRGNGFRREIPPAKVPEVHREALPDPLVSFADAFPYLIASESSLQDLNSRLDRPVPMDRFRPNIVIRGCDCPYVEDRWQVIRIGATTFRHGGPCVRCVVTTTDQRTLERSPEPLRTLATYRRVPEGGVIFAVNFFSDRHDGAVRVGMPVEVVASGIAG
- a CDS encoding glycosyltransferase, encoding MESWWQWLWIWIWIWIWAGAQLLFWCGGARLVRRRWRPGHRKADRAVTSHRPGKPGPGNAAAAGGAVTFFRPLKTFDAPRLGDLLRFVEQLQPDDEVIFGVEDIETVLTPSLLAVAARDPRVKVIHCRASGLPNRKVSKLVQMTPYAGRDRWVLFDSEAVPGPALLREVRTQLDGATAVMAAYRFGDLDTLPQLADAMGTLTFLLMGDAWSRLAGRPTAVFGACLGLTRHMWEALAGWERFAHDLADDFQIGRALRERGFGLYLCRRPVLLRADALDWPEFWAHQRRAAVTYRVSKPAGFAGAGVVFTLPLLISLGLICGRITWLVVPAVLLMRVAVQMHFNRSLKIEVPPGLVLALSPVLVFTEFTAWLASWFSRRIRWGSQEIEVRSGGVVREIRTRRHPPGLGTAGSAASVRLAAASRRTLASALRVITTRRARAAPPT
- a CDS encoding NAD-dependent epimerase/dehydratase family protein encodes the protein MTNCEVLVTGARGFLGWHVARELLRAGCKVRGVTRSLGAPLPEKDPGICWFEADITRPDTLAEPLRDCRYVFHVAGDYRFWSTETDEIYRNNVQGTVNVLEAACRAGVEKVVYTSTCGILAPRKQGEQNEAELMTADQAPGPYKRSKLLAYHEVQQRCRHGWPIVSVLPTAVIGPGDQRPTPTGRILVDFLSGRFPVVSHTGLNFVDVRDVALGHLLALHRGISGQRYLLGCQNLWLRQFLQKVEPYGRYRAPKVVAPYWACRLVAEISERASHHYRREPAAAIEAVRTSRYCLFFDSSKAIAELGYAPRGIDEAIRDAVTYFREHALIPA